The Deltaproteobacteria bacterium DNA segment CGTAGTTGTAGTCCACTTCGAGCGGACCAAAACAGTATTCACACACATGCGTGGGAGTGACGGGATAAAGCTGGCCGCATTCGCGACATTTTAGGCCTTTGACGTAGGACATTATTAAACACCTTCAGTTCATACTCCCCCTCTTAGGCTAAGAGGGGGTCAGGGGGCGTTATGGCAATTGGATTCAAAGTGACCATAAACCCTCCTAACCCCCTTCTTAGCTTCAAGAGAAGGGAAAATTAATTCATTCCCCCATTTTCACGAAAAAAAACCCCTTCTTGGGTGATCTGTTCCAGAATCATTCAAGAAGAGGTTTTATACCGCTCTCTCCTTATCTACCCCGATTCTTCGGGATGGAATTAGCACCCGTCGAATTTTCAAATTCCGGGTTGCTGCAGGATCATCGGGCCATTTCCCTCACCTGCTCTGGATAAGACGCTCAAGTCTTTCACGTGTATTCGATGCGCGAAGCACTTGTCAAGAGGGCACTTTTGAGTTTTAAGGATTTATGGATGGTAAAGATGAGTTCTTAAGCCCTGTGAGACAAGGCCTTGGAGAGACGCTGAGAAAAATTCTGGATGACATCTACTTTGGATTTTATTTGTTGCACCAAATCTCCCTCGCTGGGACCGGACTTCTTCTGCACCTGGGACAAAAAACGCAACACAATCTCTCGATCCGACAGGTTGTAACCCGCCTCGAGAAACCTGTTTTTAATCAGATTGAGAGGTTCTTGGCGCTGCATGGCCCATTTATCGCCATAAAATCGATAATTTTGCACCCATTTTTTTAAGCACCCTTGATCATTCTTAAAAAACTGTTATAGGCGCTATACTTATTCGCTCATCTTTAACATTAAGGAGTTTTCGATGTCTTCGTTTTCAGAACCCAAAGCAAAAAATCTCACCTGGCACCCAGGCAAACTCAGCAGTGGTCAACGAATTGAAAAACTTGGACAGAAAGGCGCTGTCCTTTGGTTGACGGGCCTTTCCGCCTCTGGAAAATCCACTGTCGCTCGCGAAGTGGAGCTGGCCCTGGTCGAAAACAGTAAAAATGCCTATGTGCTGGATGGAGACAATATTCGTCAGGGATTAAACTCAAATTTGGGATTTTCTCCCGAAGACCGCAAGGAAAACATCCGTCGAATTGGCGAAGTGGCCAAGCTTTTTTCCGAGGCCAATGTCATTACCCTTACCGCCTTCATTTCCCCTTATCAGGCCGACCGAGACCTGGCCCGAAAACTGGTGCCTGCCGGACAATTTTTTGAAATTTATTGCGCAGCCAGTGTGGAAGAATGTGAAGACCGCGACCCCAAAGGCCTGTATAAAAAGGCTAGAGCCGGAGAGATTAAAGAATTTACTGGAGTCTCTGCCCCTTACGAAGCCCCCGAAAAACCTGAATTGATTTTATACACCGGCAAGGAAACTCTGGAAGAAAGTACCAAAAAAGTGCTGGCTTTGCTGCAGGAGAAGGGGATTATTTAATCGATTGAAAAAAAATGGACATCACTCCACAACTCCTCACCACCCTCGAAAAAATCTCCGATCCCAAAGATCTACTGAAGGAGATCTTCAGCCGCTTTGGAAATCGAGCCGCCATCGGAACCAGCGGACAGCTCACCGGATCGGTCCTGATTGACATGGCCTGCCAGACTGGGCTCAAACCTCGCATCTTCACCCTCGATACCCTCCGGCTTTTTCCGGAGACCTACGAACTTTTTTCCGAGGTCGAAAAAAAATACGGGATTCAAATCGAAAAAGTCCACCCCGATCCCACAAAACTATCAGAAATGATTCGTGAGCATGGGGAGTATCTCTTTTTTGACAGTAAAGAAAAACAGGAACTCTGCTGTAACATCCGCAAAGTGGAACCCAACGAAAAAATGCTAGAGACCTTGGACGTATGGATTACCGGTTTAAGAGCCGATCAATCCAGAGCCCGAGCGAGCACCGCAAAATTTGAAATTCAATCGCGTGGAGAAAACAAGCCTCCCCTTCTGAAAGTGGCCCCTTTGGTAGATTGGACGGAGAAGCAACTCCGCAACTATGCCACGCAACATCAAGTGCCCGTTCATCCATTACTCAACTGGAATCACGAAGGCTGGTATTACGAATCGTTAGGCTGCATTTTATGCACCACCCCCATCGGACCCAACGAAGCCCGCCGTGCAGGGCGTTGGCGCTGGTTTAATGCGCTGGATCCAAATGCAAACAAGGAATGTGGTCTGCATGGGCTGAAAAAAATCGGGAGATGATCATTGCCCTTTTTGATGGGCATTGAGAAAACTCCAGGTATCACAAGCAAAAGCAGAGGGAAGGGAATGCCCCTCAGGACTGCCACCACTACCACTTCGAATGTTTTCTGAAACCGTATATCCCGCTGCCGTTAACGCCGTAGACAAACTGCAGGAATAGTAAGGAGAAACAATGTCATCTTGGGCCCCATGGGCGATGTAGGCCGCAGGCTTGCGAGAGCTGGGAGGCGTGGCGGGTTGATCGGCAGAAGTACAAGCCGCATTGCACTGAGCCCAGGTCATGGATCCACCCGGAGTGGAAGTAGACAGAGCAGAGCAACTGGTCCCCGAACCGGTAAAGGTGCAAGATCCACGGTTGGCACAGGGAATGTTTCCGCCCGAATTCTCCGCAAAAGAAGCAACATTGGAATTGGTAAAGGCCACGAGCTCCGCAAAAAAGGCTCCATTCGAATGGCCCAACACATGGATACGATTTGCATCGATATTGTAAGTAGAGCGGGCATAAGTGATGATAGAGTCCACCAGCTGCAAATCGGCATTGGTAGAAGTATTATCCGTCAGATCCCAACCAGGTCCATCGCCATCGTAGTGATCAAAATTGGCCATCCCAATAGAATCTCGTGCATTGGGCGCTGCCAACACTATGCCTTGAGCCTGCGCCAATAAATCTGCAGAAGATTCACAAATGACATTCGCTCCGGTAGAACCCGTGCCATGCATTAAAATCAAAAGCGCCGGGCTAGTGCCACGATTGGAAGGAGCATAAAAGGTAACCGTACGACCAGAAAAATGGGTGGTATCGGTGGTTGCACCCGCAATAACAGAAGTGTCTCCCGAACTTGTACAAAGGCTACTCACACTGGTACAGCTAGCAGCACTCCCTCCGGTATTTCCCCCAGTATTTCCCCCAGTATTTCCTCCCGTATTTCCCCCTGTATTGGTATTGCCTCCTCCTGGAGCTGCTGTATCCGTAGTCGAATTGGAACCGGAACCTCCACAGGCTGCAAGGCTAAACGACAAGATCAGAGCAAGAATGTATCTTTTGAAGTAAAACATGGCCACCCCCCCCCACTGTAAAAGTTAAAAAAGGACACAGGGGTAATTATGCCATAGATATGAAATGTGAAAAGCAGAAAAGTATTTTTTTTAGGGCGCCTCTACGGTTACTCCCCCACCAAATCGTATTCCGCCGCTTCTACAATTTTCACCTCGCAAAAGTCCCCCACTCTCATTCCTTGAGAAGCTTTCACGTAGGTGATGCCATCAATTTCAGGGGCTTGAATACCAAGACGGGCCTCGAGGTAGCCTGGTTTTTCTTCGCTGATGCACTCCAGCAGGGCAGGCAAGGCTTTACCAACCAGTCTTTTATTTTTTTTGAGCGAGATCCCTTGCTGCAAACTCATCAAGCGGTGAAATCGTTCATCTTTTTCTTCTGGGGCGATTTGACCCGGCAAGGCTGCGGCCAGAGTATCTTCTTCTGGAGAATATCTAAAAACACCCACATGATGAAATTCGTACTCTTTCACAAACTGATACAGCTCGTCAAATTCCGCCTTGGTCTCCCCGGGATAACCCACGATAAATGTGGTACGGATGGCAATCTCCGGTATAGCCTTTTTTAATTTTCCTAAAATTTGACGTACATATCGGGCAGGAGAACCTCGCTTCATGGAACGCATGACGCGGGCATTGATATGCTGCAAAGGCATGTCGACATATTTCACCAGATGCCCCGAATTGCGTAGGACAGCAACCAAGCCGTCCGTAAACTCCAACGGGTACATGTAAAGCGGTCGAATCCAGAAATCGCCTTTGATCTGATCAAGCTCTTTCAACAGCCCAGTGAGATTTGTTCCGTCCCGAAGATCTTTTCCATATTCGTTTAAGTCCTGGGCAATGAGATTAAATTCCCTCACCCCTTTACCAAGCCCCTGCTGTACTTCGCGA contains these protein-coding regions:
- the cysC gene encoding adenylyl-sulfate kinase: MSSFSEPKAKNLTWHPGKLSSGQRIEKLGQKGAVLWLTGLSASGKSTVAREVELALVENSKNAYVLDGDNIRQGLNSNLGFSPEDRKENIRRIGEVAKLFSEANVITLTAFISPYQADRDLARKLVPAGQFFEIYCAASVEECEDRDPKGLYKKARAGEIKEFTGVSAPYEAPEKPELILYTGKETLEESTKKVLALLQEKGII
- a CDS encoding phosphoadenylyl-sulfate reductase, translating into MDITPQLLTTLEKISDPKDLLKEIFSRFGNRAAIGTSGQLTGSVLIDMACQTGLKPRIFTLDTLRLFPETYELFSEVEKKYGIQIEKVHPDPTKLSEMIREHGEYLFFDSKEKQELCCNIRKVEPNEKMLETLDVWITGLRADQSRARASTAKFEIQSRGENKPPLLKVAPLVDWTEKQLRNYATQHQVPVHPLLNWNHEGWYYESLGCILCTTPIGPNEARRAGRWRWFNALDPNANKECGLHGLKKIGR
- the rimO gene encoding 30S ribosomal protein S12 methylthiotransferase RimO, giving the protein MSTNFRIRKIKMTEKNSKIISLISLGCPKNLVDAEMMLGFLKQEGFSFSANPQEADVVIVNTCGFVEDSKTESINKILEMAELKKTARCKVLVATGCLTQRYARQLEAELPEIDAFVGLGEFDRIGRILREGEGHQGEGDRLFINQHPESKTPSDLSSFTTRRQILPDPDLPRVLSTPGHFSYVKISEGCSHRCSFCIIPHIRGDLKSRRIASIVREVQQGLGKGVREFNLIAQDLNEYGKDLRDGTNLTGLLKELDQIKGDFWIRPLYMYPLEFTDGLVAVLRNSGHLVKYVDMPLQHINARVMRSMKRGSPARYVRQILGKLKKAIPEIAIRTTFIVGYPGETKAEFDELYQFVKEYEFHHVGVFRYSPEEDTLAAALPGQIAPEEKDERFHRLMSLQQGISLKKNKRLVGKALPALLECISEEKPGYLEARLGIQAPEIDGITYVKASQGMRVGDFCEVKIVEAAEYDLVGE